Part of the Verrucomicrobiota bacterium genome is shown below.
GGCGAGCAGGAAAACCCGGTCCTGGCGGTTGGCTGTGGTCAGGTCGGGGCCAATGGAGCCACCCTGGGCGAAGAGGGTGTGACAAGTGGCGCACCGCGTCGTGAAGTGTTGTCGTCCGCGGTCCGGGTCGCCGCGTCCAGCGTTCAAGTCATTATTCAGGCGGCGCATTTCCGCCAGCTTTTCCTCGGGTGTTCCCCGGGTGACACGGCCCCAGATCTTCCGAACCCGGCGGTCGAGTGATTCATCATGATGAAGGGCGGTGGCGCGCAGCGATTCAGGACTGAAATGAGCCGCGGGCAGGCGGCCTTCCTCGACTGCGAGCAAAGCCTGAGGAACCCACGATTTTCGGCTGAGGAGCAAGGTGCGCAGGCGGCTTTGCGTTCTGGCCGAAAGCTCGGGATAAGCCTGAATGAGTTGGGGAACGAAAGACGGAGAGGCAATCCGTCCGAGAGCGTCGAGCGTTTCGAGAGCCACATTTTCGGGTGATCGGAACAGGAACGGATGCAAGCGAGGTGCATCGGTCTCGAGTCCGAAGTTTCCGAGAAGTTGAATGAGCTGAAGCGCGCGGGACGGTTCGAGTCCTGGCGTGGCCAGGAGCGATCGTGCACGTTCCAGCGCGGGTGGATGGCCAAGGCGGGCGGCGAGTTTGAGACGGACGGATTGATCGGGTTGTTCCCGCCAAAGTTGGAGCAACAGTCGTTCGAGTTTGGGTGAGATTGGGGAAGGGGCACGGGCGGTGGAGGCCTCGATTGAAACTTCGTCGGCCGAGTTGAAAAGTCCGCCGGTGCCGAAGCCGGGTGGTTGGGCCGGTCGGTCGTCGAAGCCCTGGTCGAGAGCGGCGAGCAGTCGCGCGTGGGTGGCCGGATCAGGCGCGTTTTCCAGGAGTTGTGTCGCGCCATCCTGACAAGCTTGAGTGCCTTCCGCCATCCATCGGCGCATCAGACGTTCGAGGATGAACTCGCTTGCCAGGCGCGAAGGCCTGGAGAGTCTCCCGGCAAACAATTCGGATACCGCTTTCACCGATGTGACGGCGTGCTTTTCGACTCCCCACCAAAGAAGATGCGGCAGGAAGGGGTCGTGCACGTCCAGGTCTCTCTGAATGAGGGTGTGCAGGATGGGGAGGGCAATTTCAGGACGAAGCCTCGCGGCCGTCGAGGCGAGTTGGCCGCGAGCGCGGACGGACGGTTCGTGTTGTGCCCGTTCCAGCAGGCGTTCTTCAAGCGAAGGGGAAACGGATTTTCGATCGCCGAGCAGCCGGATGGCCCATTTCCTCACCGACGGAGCCGGATGCGAAAGGGCGGCGCGGGCGTCTTCATCACGCCAGCCTCCGGCGCCGTGCAGCGCCCAAAGAGCGAGCAACGAGGTTCGGTGATGGACCGTTGAGGAGAATAATGCGTGCAGACTCGAGTAAGAAGCGGGATCCCGTCGTTCGCTCAGGATTCGAAGGGCGCGTCGCCGCCACCACGGATTGGGGTTCTCGAGAGCGCCCGCCAATTGTTCGGTGTTGAGGCGGCGCCAATCGGGGATGGCATCGGATCGGGTAGTGGTCCGCGCGAGCCGGTAGATGCGGCCATTGCTTCGGTCCCAATCCGCATCCGGGTCGGGATGCGCGGTGCGCCGGTCATGCCAATCCGCGACAAAGATCGCGCCGTCGGGCGCCAGGGCGAGGTCGCAGGGAGCGAACCAGGTGTCCGGAGACTCGAGGAGGTAGCCGCCATGGGAGGACGTGAAGGTGGATCCCCAGGGGTACATTCGATGCCACTGAATCCCGTGCCCGAGCAAATCCGCGTTGAGATAAGCTTGATGAAAATGCGGCGGCAGATTGGTCCCGTTGTAGATCAGTCCGCCGGCGGTGACGTGACCTCCGGTAAAATTCGTGTGCGGGATGTGGTCGAAGTAACCGAAGGTGTAAGGATTGTGAAGGGCGCCGTGCTTGCCGACGCTCTTCCAGTAGTAGCCGCCCTGGACGCCGTGCAGATTGCGGTAGGGGCCGACGTTTGTGCTGTAAATCAATTCACCCTCATCGTCAAAATCGATTCCCCACGAATTGCCACCTCCCTCGCAGAAGAGCTCGAATTGCCGGGTTCCCGGATGGTAGCGCCACACGCCTTGCTGGAATTCAATGTCGCGGATGCGGGACGTCACGGTGCTGCCCTGGCATCCGTAGAGCCATCCATCAGGTCCCCAGGTGAGTGAATTCGCGACGGAGTGGGCGTCCTCCATTCCGAAACCTGTCAGGCACACTTCGGGATCCCCGTCGGGAACATCATTGCCGTCGCGGTCGGGATAGAAGAGCAGATAAGGAACATTGAGTACGAAGACGCCGCCGTGTCCGAAGGCGAGCCCCGTGGCGAGGTTCAACCCGGAAACGAAGTCCCGCGCTTGGTCGGCCCGTCCGTCGTGGTCAGTATCCTCCAGAATGGTGATCCGATCCGCTCCGCGCGGACCCTTGGGAGGCGGTGGCGGCACACGATCGTAGGTGGTGCGGGACCACCGGTCCACGCGGGTTCGGGTGAGTCCGGCGGGATTGGGATACTGGAGATATTGGATGACCCAGAGGCGTCCGCGATCGTCGAATTCGATGCAGACCGGTTGGACCACCATGGGTTCCGACGCGAACGATTCCACTTGCAGTCCCTCGGCCATTTTCATGCGGGCGGCGGCTTCGGCGGGCGGAGAACCTTGGGATTGGAGTGAGGGGGAAGATGGGAGGAGGAGCAAAGCGGTGATTCCGATCAGCCGGATCCAGCGGAACACGGCCAGGAGCCGGGAGTTTTTTCTGGGTCGAGGGGGATGGTTCGTGGAGCGCGGCGTTTCGGGAAAGCCGAGGCGGGTTGAAGATGGAACGGTGAGATGGATGCGGATGAGGTTGGAGGAACAAGGTGAGCAGGGCAACGGAGGAAATCGAGGGGGCGTCGTTCGTCAAGTTCGAGAGGGGGGTACGGCGACCGTCGCGGCCTATCCAAACCGGACGAGCGGCCAAGCCGCATCAGGTGTGTCCTCCCGATCTCATCTGCGCCAACGCTGGCTCGGACGACCCGGGCTGGGTGCGACATTGGACGTCGAATTGATGAAGCCCGGAAGTTGAGCCCAACGTTTCCCGTTGCTTGCAATTCCATGGACTACCCAAGAAGCAGTGACGCCGCCGCAACTTTGTTAAGACCTCTCTCCGTTTCCTCAGGCTCATGCTTTGATCCGGTCCACTCACGGTAGCGGTCGCTTCTGGTGCATCGTATTCTTCTCCGACTCTCCCCTTCCTTCCCGGGCAACAAAACATTGGGCGCAATCCGAGCTGCAACTCCCGTGCTTTTTGGATCTTTACAAGAACCTTTTCTATGCAAACATGCTGGCTATGGATATAACTCAACTAACATCACAGGACCTGAGGCGCTTGTCGGCACTGCTTGAAGCAAAGGAGAAATTTCAGGCTAAACTGAATGAAATCAACGCCCAATTGGTGGCCTTTGGGGAAGGCACATCGAGCGGGCCAGCGAAAGGTCCTGCACGGGCCAAACGCCGAGCTGCAGGGGCGAAGGCTCCGAAGCGGCGCCGCGGCGGCGCGCCCCGCGGGGCTTTGCAAGAAGGCATTGTCGGCGCTTTGCAAGCAGCCGGTGGCAAAGGGGTTCACATCAAGGAACTCTCTGCCAAGCTGGGCGTAAAGGTGCCTAATCTGCGAGTATGGTTCCTAACGACCGGGAAGAAAAACAAATCAATCAAGAAAGTAGCCAAAGCCACCTTCGCCTGGAAAGGTTAAGAGCTCGGAAATAGCTACTTTAGAATATCTTAACGAGCGGCGGGCGCCGGATTGACAACGGCCCCGCCGCTTTCATTTGCCCTCGGGCCCGCATACAGAGTCATGGCGCCCCCGCGGGCAAATCCAGCCAGAATCAAGCCCGCCTCCCGCGCCAGACTCACGGCCAGAGTGGTGGGAGCGGAGACGGCCACCACCGCGGAGATTCCGGCGGCCAGCGCTTTCTGCGCAATTTCGAAAGAGACCCTTCCGCTGACCGCCAAGGCGCAGTCCGTCAAGGGAATGCGTCCGTCCAAAAACGCGTGTCCCACCACTTTGTCCACGGCGTTGTGGCGCCCCACGTCTTCCCTCACCACCAGCAACCGCCCCTGCCGGTCGAACAGCGCGGCGGCATGCACGCCTCCGGTCTTTTTGAAGAGGGTTTGCTTCGCCGCCATTCGCCCGGGAAGTTCGGCCAGCAAGTCCAAATCGACCCCGCGTTCCACCACCAAAGCCGCGTAGCGCCGGCGCACATTCTCGATCATTTTCGACCCGCAAAACCCGCAGCTGCTGCTCGTGAGGAAGCCTCGTCCCATGGTCTTCCAATCCAGGCGAACCTTGGCCGAAAGAAAGGCATTCACGACCACGCCTTCCACCCCCTCGGCGCGGCAGGGGGCGAGCGAAATCCAATCGCTCCGTTTGCGTAGCAACCCCTCCGCGAGCAGAAATCCCGCCACCAGTTCGGTATCGTGCCCCGGGGTCCGCATGGTGACCCCGAAAACTTTGCCTCGTATGCGGATCTCGAGCGGTTCCTCCACGGCGAGCTCCGAAGCCCAGCCGCGCTTGGAACGTTTCGACGCCCTCCAGGCCACCCAGCGCCGGGCTGCGGCTGGCGGGGCTGACTTCATTTTCAATCGTCGTGGAAAAGGCAGACTCTCCGCCGTCCGGCACGGAGGAGAGTCGCCTGTCGGATGGGGAAGAGATCCGAGATTACTTCCGCCCTTTTTTGGGGCCGCGCCCTTTGAACGTCAATTCGGCCACGCCCGACTTGTCGAGTTCTCCCAGGCCCAGCTTGACCATCTTGCTGAACTGTTTGAACGTGGCTGTGGCGAGGGGCAGATCCAGTTTCTTGGCCTTGCCCAGGGACAGGGCGATGCCGGAGTCCTTTGCGGCGTGGGCTGCCGAAAAGAAGCAGGAATGTTCGCGGTTCTGCATGTCTTCGCCGTCGGTTTGGAGGACGCGCGAATTCGCGCCTGTTTCCCCGAAGACTTCACGCAGCAAAGCCAGGTCAAGCCCCAGCGCGGCTCCCAGACCCAGTCCTTCGGCAAGGCCCGCGGTGTTGATGTTCATCACCATGTTGACCAAGGCTTTCACCTCGGCAGCCTTGCCGGTCGCGCCGACATACCTCATCGATTTGCTCAGTTTCTCCAGAATCGGCTTCACCCGCGAAAACGTGGCTTCCTTGCCGCCGCACATCAGATAGAGGGTTCCCTCACGTGCTTGGGTGATGCTGGAGGCCATGCACCCTTCCAGGGAAGCGGCGCCCGCCTTGGCGGCCAGTTTCTCGACTTGAAGATGCACCTTGGGGCTGATGGTCGCGCAATTGATGAAAACCCGGCCTCGGGCACCTTTGAGCAGATGGTCCTTCTTGCCGGAGAAAATGCCCAACATGGCCTTGTCATCCGTCACCACGGTGATAATGACGTCCGAGAGTTCCGTGATCCGGGCGAGTGTCGCGCAAGCCTCCGCCCCGATCTCTTTCCCCAAATCCTCCGCCGCTTGTTTCCGGACATCAAAGACCGCGGTGACCGCGTATCCGCAATCCTTCAGGCGCCGCGCCATGTTGGCGCCCATGCGGCCCACCCCGACAAATCCAATGCGTTCTGACATAGAAGTTCCTCCGATCGAATCGATGTTAAGCCATGCTGTTTGAGTTCAACCACCGGCCCGGCTTCGTCGGACGTTCCCCACCTGCGAGCGCCGAACTTCACGCCGCAAAGGCAGGAGAGGCGCCTGAGAGGCCGCCGGTGAACACGTTCACTCTATGGCCCGTCCCTCACTTCAATCACGACTTTTCTCGTGGACGGAAGTGAAAACTGACTCTTGTTGAAATGTCCAACTGGCATTAGACTTCTAACTGCGAACCGGGCTGCGGATTGAGCGCGCTGTGCATCGTTCATTCTGAGCGGCTTGGGCCGAACTCGAGATCCATTGAATTCCGATTGAGAATGATTGAAATTTTGAAGCCTGGCGGCAGGACACCTCATCGACGCACCGTCGTGCCGGGGTTTCTTGCGGCATGTCTGGCCGCGGCGGCCTCGGGCTGCGGCCGCAACGACATTCAGGTCTATTCCATCCCCAAGGAAAAAGAGCCGGAGCGACGGTCCGCCTCCCGGGAATCGACGGGTCCGGCCGAAATTCCATCGTGGAAGAAACCGGCCCATTGGGAGGAACGCGGCCCCATGCGCATGAGCTTGGCTTCCTTCAATATTCTCGCGGCGTCGGGCGGTGGGGCTGAAGTGGCGATCATGCCATTTCCACATGGCAACGCCTCGGAGCTCGATTTTCTCAACATTTGGCGCAGCCAGCTGGGATTGAAGCTGCTGGATGCTTCCTCGGTCACTGGGATTGCCCAAGGCGCGAGGATGGCCGGAGAGCCCGCTCAGATTTACGATGTCACCGCTCGATTGGCGGAGACGGACGCGGAACCTGCCGAGCGTGTCTTTGTCGCGGTGCAAGCGCGCCGGAGAACGCTCTGGTTGATCAAGCTCCAAGGCTCGCCCGCCGTCGTGGGATCCGAGCTTGGCACGTTCCAAACCTTTCTTTCAGGCATCGAATTCAAACCCGCCGATCCGGGGTCCAGCTCCCGAACGACGGCGCAGGATGAGCCTCTCAAATTGCCTGATTGGAAACTTCCGGCCTCCTGGCAGCCGCAGGCGCCGCCGAACATGCTCCTGGCCAAATTTACCGCCACCGGAGCGAACGCCGCCTCGACCGAGATCACCGTCAGCGCTTTCCCGGGTGCCGCGGGGGGGCTCCTGATGAATGTGAACCGGTGGCGCGGCCAGATCTCCCTGAACCCTTTGTCCAACGAGGAGCTGGCCAAGCTCGCCCAAACCCTGGAATTGTCGGGCCTTGTGGCGACGGTGGTGGATATGTCTGGCACCGATTCCAAGTCTCAAAAACCGGCGCGTGTCATCGGAGCCGTGATTCCTCAAGGCGGCCGGACCTGGTTTTTCAAGATGATGGGGGATGTTCAAGCTTCCGAGGAACAAAAACCCGAGTTTTTCAAATTCATTCAATCCCTGCGTTTTCCCGATGCTTGAACGTCCCTTCCAGTTTTTTTCCTCGCTTCGATTGACCGTGGTGTTGCTGGCGATCGCCACGGTGCTGGTCTTTGTCGGAACCCTGGCCCAGGTCGAAGAAGGACTCTACCTCGCTCAGAACCGTTACTTCAAAAGTTTCCTCATCTTTTGGACACCGGGAAACAGCTCGATCCAGATTCCCATCCTTCCGGGCGGTTACACGGTGGGAACGTTGCTCCTCATCAACCTGGTGGCGGCCCATGTGAAGCGATTCGAGTTCACACGCAAGAAGGCCGGCATTTTTCTCACGCACATCGGCATCGTGCTCCTGCTGGTTGGGCAGCTCGCCACGGACATGCTCTCCACGGAAAGCGCGCTCCGATTCAACGAGGGCGAAACCAAGAATTATTCCGAGGATTTCCACGCCAATGAACTGGTGATCATCGACACTTCGGATGCGGACAAGGACCACGTGATGTCCATCCCGGATGGACGTCTCCGACCCGGCGCCGAGATTCGCCACGAACGGTTGCCCTTCACCCTTCAGGTGCTGGAATTCTGGCCGAACTCCGACCTCTTTTCACAGAGCACGAACGGCACGTTGGAGGTTCGGGCTTCCCAGGGTGTGGGAGTGGGATTGCACCTGCTCCCCCGGCCCATCACCACCAAGATGGATGAGCGCAACTTGCCGAGTGCGCTCGTGAGGATCACCGCCGGGGGACAGGATCTTGGGACGTGGCTGGTTTCGAGCATGCTGAGCAGAAAGCAAGTCCTGACGCACGGGAGCAAGACCTACTCGCTGGCTCTGCGCTTCAAGCGCCATTACACGCCTTATTCGATGACCCTCCTGGACGCGGACAACGAGTATTACGTTGGCACCAAGAAGCCGAAGCATTTCTCCAGCCGGGTCCGGATCGAACACACCGAATCGAAGGAGAATCGCGAGTCCTTGATCTACATGAACAATCCCCTGCGCTATCAAGGATTGACCTATTACCAATTTCAGATGGGAACGGGCGAGGGAGGCCTGGGGCAGAGTTCGACGCTGCAAGTCGTCCGCAACCCGAGTTGGCTCACGCCTTATTTGGGATGTGTCATCGTCGCCGCGGGATTGACGCTGCAATTCATGATTCATCTTGTCGGATTCGCCACGCGCCGGAAGGAAGCCGCATGAAAAAGAAACTGCCTTGGATTCTGCTTTTCCTCTTCGTCCTGGAGGCGGCCCTCGCCCTCCGTCCCCGGAAGGAAAGGGAATATCACACCATCGCTTTTGGACGCCTGCCCGTGCTGCTGGATGGGCGCATTCAGCCGTTGGACTCGGTGGCGCGGAACGCGTTGCTGCAAATCCGCGGCAATCAGGCTGTGCCCCTCGAGGGCAACGGAGGCGGAGGCAAGGTTTGGGGGGAATGGAGCGCGATCAAAGATCAACGGCCCCTGGAAGAGCGCAAGTGGTGGCAGTTCCACAAGCATCCCAAGAAGCTCAAGCCCTCGGATTGGATTGCGGAATTGATGTTCAAGCCGGAGCAGGCGGATGAACGCTACGTCTTCCTGATTCATCACCCGGAATTGCTGGGGGAATTGAAGCTGGACGGCAAAGGGGTTGAGCACAGCGGCCTGCGCTACTTCACCTTTAGCGAGATTCGCCCTGTGCTGCCCACCATCGGAGGCCATGCCAAGCAACTGCATGAGTCCGGAAAAAACGCCTCCTTGCAGACGCCGCTTGAAAGGCAGGTCCTCAAGCTCTTCAACGCGGTCACGATTTATCAACGCCTGCGCCGTAACATCCGGCCCGACACCTCCTCGAACTGGAGCGCTGAAATCGCCGAATTCCAGAAGAAGATCGCCCCCGGGCTTGCGGCCTGGAGAGCCCGCGAAGCCGGCCGGGCCTACGAGACCAACGTGTTCGAGGACTTTACGCGGGCCCTCGAACCGATCGACGAAATGGCGAATTTATCGTATGCCTTGGTGATTCCCCCGGCGAAGCCTGAAACGGACCGCAAAGGCTGGGTGAATCTGGGCGCTTCCTTGCTCGATTCCATCCGTGCAGGAGAACTCCATCCCGCCGTCCCGTATTTTGCCGCCATGGCGGATGGTTACCGCCAGGGGAAGGCGGAAGACTTCAACAAAGCGGTGGCTGACTACCGCCTTTGGTTGGGGTCGCGCCTGGGGATGGAAGTGGACAAGGCGTCCAAGGAATATTTCTTCAACACGCTGCAGCCCTTTTACCGGGCGATGCTGATTTACCTGACGGCATTCCTGCTCGGGTGCGCGCATTGGTTTAATCTGTCCGAATGGCTGCGCAAGTCGGCGGTGTATTTGATCGGGTTTGCGTGGATCATCCATACCGTCGGATTGATTTTCCGCATGGTGCTGGAGGGGCGTCCCCCGGTGACGAACCTGTATTCTTCAGCCATTTTCATCGGCTGGGGCACGGTGATTCTGGGTTTGCTGCTGGAACGAATCTATCTTGGCGGGATCGGCGCCGTGGTGGCGGCCATTACGGGGTTTGTGACCCAAATTATTGCGCACAATCTCGCGTTGGGGGGCGACACCATGGTGATGTTGGAAGCGGTTCTCGACACCAATTTCTGGCTCGCGACGCACGTGGTGATTATCACGCTGGGGTATTCCGCCACGTTCGTCGCCGGATTTCTGGCGATGATTTACATCCTGCGCGGGGTGTTTACCCGGGGGTTGACCGGAGAAACCGGCAAGGCCTTGAGCCGCATGGTTTATGGCATCACGTGTTTTGCCACCCTCTTCAGTTTCACCGGAACGGTGCTGGGCGGCATTTGGGCGGATCAATCCTGGGGGCGTTTTTGGGGCTGGGACCCCAAGGAGAACGGAGCCCTGATGATTGTGTTGTGGTGCGCCATCATCCTCCATGCCCGATGGGGAGGCTTGGTGCGCGATCGCGGCATCATGAATCTCGCCGTGTTCGGCAACATCGTCACCAGCTTCTCCTGGTTCGGAGTCAACATGCTGGGCGTCGGGCTGCATTCCTACGGTTTCATGGACGCCGCCTTCAAGTGGCTCTCCGTTTTCATCGCCAGCCAGCTCGTGATCATCGGATTCGGGCTGATTCCCATGAGGCACTGGATGAGCTTCCAGGACCGCGTGCCCCCGGGTTCGAACCCGGGCGGGGCTGAGCCAGCACCGCGTCCCGTGGGCGCGGCGGCTTGAACCTTACATGCTGAACTCCGGACCGAGATAGATCTCCCGAGCTCTCGCATCGTTCACCAGGAAATCCGCGGTTCCCTCGCACAATACTTGCCCGCGATGGATGACGTAGGCCCGGTCCACCAGCTTGAGGGTTTCCCGCACGTTGTGGTCGGTGATCAGAATGCCCAGCCCGCGTTCCTTCAAACGGCGCAGGATCTTTTGAACCTCGAAGACCGCGATCGGATCGATGCCGCTGAAAGGTTCGTCCAAGAGCAGCAGCTTCGGACTGGTCACCAGGGCGCGAGTGATTTCGAGACGCCGCTTTTCACCACCGCTGAGCATGTAAGCTTTGCTGCGGGCCACACGCGTGAGGTCGAGTTCGTCCAGGAGATGCTTCAACCGCACCCGGCGCTCGCGTCCGTCGATCGCGCACGTCTCCAGGATCGCCAGCAGATTCTCCTCCACCGTCAGCTTGCGAAACACGGAAGGTTCTTGAGTGAGATAACCGATGCCCAGGCGCGCCCGCCGATGCATCGGTAATCCGGTAATGGGTTTCTCCTCGAAACAAACCTTGCCTTCCTCTGGACGGACCAATCCCACCACGATGTTGAAGGTGGTGGTCTTGCCGGCGCCGTTGGGGCCAAGCAGCCCCACGATCTCGCCCGCAGCCACCTGGATGGAAACCCCATCCACCACACGGCGGCCTTTGTACGATTTGACGAGCTGTTCGGTGCTGAGAAGAGGCATGGCGATGTCCAATCAAGGAGAGGGTGCGCCCCTGGTTTTCTTCAATGAATCGCCACGGCCGGAAACCACATAGTCCTTCAGCCGGAACTTGCGAGTATCCATGTTCCAGTGCACCGGCTCACCGCTTTCGACCCACAAGCCGGATTCGGTGGTGAAACGCGGATTGCCTTCAAGCAAGGCCAGTTGATTCGTCGGAGTCAGTGTCAGGCGTTCCCCTTCTCCACGCAGGAACCGCTGGCTGCGCGACGATAAGAACTTCACCCCGCCCTCCGCCACAAGCCGGTCCAGTCGATTCGTCACCGCGGACATTTCCGCCACCACACTCAGAGCTTCCATGCGATCTTGATTCTGGCGAATCACCACATTTCCATCGGCCGCAATCCGACGGGCTCTCTTGCCTTCCTCGTCGAGCACGACATTCAGATTCTGGGCGTCGAGAGTGCCGGCCGGAGTCTTCACCTTGACGGGGCCGGAGAAGGTGACGCGGCCTTCCCGCATCATCATGCCGCTGGACTGAATCTCGGCCTCGGCGGCCTCGAGGGGAATGGAGGGAGGAACAGGCTTGGCTTGGAACCCTGACAAGTCCGGAATGAGTCCGCTGGCCAAGACCATCTGCCCGGGCAGAACGAGGGTCGAACCTCCTGCCACCACGACGTCCGGAGAAGGGGATGTGACCTTGAGGCGCACCTGCCCGCCCTTGCCGCGGTACTCGCGCATTTGCCATTCGGCGCCACCGGCGAGCGTGAGCCAGCCGCCGGATTCCTCGAACTCCGCCTTGGCGCCTCGCAATTGACCTCGGGATTGGAGATCGATCAAATCGATTTCAACGGAGTCTTCGGCCACGATGCGCTCCAGCCGGTTCGTCCCGGTTCCTTGAAACACTTGCAGACGCCCCGCGCGCAACGTCCATTGATTCTCGCTGCGGGCATTGACGCGCCCTTGGAAATCGGCGCGAGCATCGCGAAACGTGTAACGCTCAGAATCGATCTCCACCCAGTTGGTTTTCCCGGGGTTTGATCCCACGGGAAGCGGCATGCGCAATCGGGCCTGGCCCTGGGCTTCAAAAATGATCGGGGTGGCGGCCGCGGTGGGAGCCTGTCTTTTCCGAGACGAGGTGATCAGCAGTTGATCGGCCCCGCCTTCCAACCCTCGCGCCTTGAATTGGGCTCCGCCGCGAAGATCCAGGCGGTCGTTCCCTTCGCTGGACTTGTCCGCGATAAACAAAGCCTGGCGGCCGGAAGCCTCGTAATGTTCCGCGCCTTCGGTCAGCGCGAGCCGAACATCGTCTTCAGCCTCGATGCGCTCGAAACCGCCACCTTCAACGCCCAGCGTCGCCGTGAGGCGTTCGCAGGAAAGACGTATTCTCCCCGATTGCTCCGCATTCACGCTGCCCATAAAGATGGCGATGCTGAGACGGGAATCGTATTCGAGCCGGTCGGCTTGAACCTTGATGGGCATCTCCGCATCGTCCCGCCCCGCCGGAGGGCGCAAAACCGCCTCAACCCGATTCGAAAGCACCAACTGACCGGACTTCTGCCGCCATTCGAATCCCACTCCTTCCAGCTCCAGTTTGCCGTCCGCCTGGGTGACCTTCAAATGGCCCGGCGAGGAAGCGGAATGGTCGGCCTGCCGGAAGAAGCATTCCTCGGCTACGGCGGTCATTTCGGGTTGGCGCTGGGCGCGAAAGGTTTTCAACTGAAACTTCGTGATGAGGAATCTTCCGTCTTTGAGCGGTCGAAACCCTTCCCCTTCGAACTGGGTGCGGAGTTCCCCCTTCTCGTCAAAAACAGGCGCCTTGAAGCCTCCACTGACCCTGCCGGAGCCAGCCGGAGCGGGACTGGCCGCCTGGAGTCCGATGCCAGCCAAGGCAAGCACCATGGTCATGGTCCATTTCATCGAGCCGCCTCCTGAATTCTCAGCCATCGTTCCAGCAGCTTGGGAACCTCGCGCAGGGAAATCATGTTGGCGCCATCGCTGGGAGCCCGATCGGGATTCGGATGCGTCTCGAGGAACACTCCGTTTGCGCCGGCCGCCACCGCGCCGGCCGCCAGGGTCGGCACAAACTCCCGCTGGCCTCCCGAGCAACCGTCACCGGCCCCCGGCAACTGCACAGAATGTGTGGCGTCGAACACAACTGGATAACCCAAAGCTTTCAGTTGCGGGATGGAACGAAGATCCACGACGAGGTTGTGATAGCCGAACGTGGTGCCCCTTTCGGTCAGCAACAAGGCCCCGGCTCCCGCCTGCTTCAATTTGTCCACAACTCCTCGCATCTCCCGCGGAGCCATGAATTGGCCCTTTTTCACATTGACCACCCTCCCGGTGGCGGCGCAGGCCAGCAAAAGGTCGGTCTGGCGGCAAAGAAAGGCGGGCACTTGCAAAACATCCACGACTTCCCCGGCCAGAGCGGCTTGCGTTTCGTCGTGGACATCGGTGAGCAGCGGCACTCCGAGGATGGATCGGACACGGTCCAAGATCTCCAAACCTCGCTCGAGCCCTGGACCACGGTAGGATTTCGAGGAGGATCGGTTGGCCTTGTCGTAGCTCGCCTTGAACACGAAGACGACGCCGAGGCGCTCGCAGAGGTCGCGCAAACGTTCGGCGACGCGCAGACAAAGCGCTTCGTTCTCGATCACGCAGGGGCCCGCGATGAGAAAGAGACGTCCTTCCTTTCGCAGTGACCGCCACAATTGGGATCCATCGGCGCGCACGGACTCCTTGTAACAACCGCCGCGGGGTTTTGTCGATGGCGGGGACGACGTTTCGCGCCCGGACCCGTTCGTGGCCCGCAGGGTCCCTTGCATCCACAGGTGGTCGGTGATGCGCACGGCCGCGCCGGGGCGCGGCGTTC
Proteins encoded:
- a CDS encoding cytochrome C biogenesis protein produces the protein MCHRRRGIDAAIHDSSCRIRHAPEGSRMKKKLPWILLFLFVLEAALALRPRKEREYHTIAFGRLPVLLDGRIQPLDSVARNALLQIRGNQAVPLEGNGGGGKVWGEWSAIKDQRPLEERKWWQFHKHPKKLKPSDWIAELMFKPEQADERYVFLIHHPELLGELKLDGKGVEHSGLRYFTFSEIRPVLPTIGGHAKQLHESGKNASLQTPLERQVLKLFNAVTIYQRLRRNIRPDTSSNWSAEIAEFQKKIAPGLAAWRAREAGRAYETNVFEDFTRALEPIDEMANLSYALVIPPAKPETDRKGWVNLGASLLDSIRAGELHPAVPYFAAMADGYRQGKAEDFNKAVADYRLWLGSRLGMEVDKASKEYFFNTLQPFYRAMLIYLTAFLLGCAHWFNLSEWLRKSAVYLIGFAWIIHTVGLIFRMVLEGRPPVTNLYSSAIFIGWGTVILGLLLERIYLGGIGAVVAAITGFVTQIIAHNLALGGDTMVMLEAVLDTNFWLATHVVIITLGYSATFVAGFLAMIYILRGVFTRGLTGETGKALSRMVYGITCFATLFSFTGTVLGGIWADQSWGRFWGWDPKENGALMIVLWCAIILHARWGGLVRDRGIMNLAVFGNIVTSFSWFGVNMLGVGLHSYGFMDAAFKWLSVFIASQLVIIGFGLIPMRHWMSFQDRVPPGSNPGGAEPAPRPVGAAA
- the lptB gene encoding LPS export ABC transporter ATP-binding protein codes for the protein MPLLSTEQLVKSYKGRRVVDGVSIQVAAGEIVGLLGPNGAGKTTTFNIVVGLVRPEEGKVCFEEKPITGLPMHRRARLGIGYLTQEPSVFRKLTVEENLLAILETCAIDGRERRVRLKHLLDELDLTRVARSKAYMLSGGEKRRLEITRALVTSPKLLLLDEPFSGIDPIAVFEVQKILRRLKERGLGILITDHNVRETLKLVDRAYVIHRGQVLCEGTADFLVNDARAREIYLGPEFSM
- a CDS encoding 3-deoxy-8-phosphooctulonate synthase, producing the protein MQGTLRATNGSGRETSSPPSTKPRGGCYKESVRADGSQLWRSLRKEGRLFLIAGPCVIENEALCLRVAERLRDLCERLGVVFVFKASYDKANRSSSKSYRGPGLERGLEILDRVRSILGVPLLTDVHDETQAALAGEVVDVLQVPAFLCRQTDLLLACAATGRVVNVKKGQFMAPREMRGVVDKLKQAGAGALLLTERGTTFGYHNLVVDLRSIPQLKALGYPVVFDATHSVQLPGAGDGCSGGQREFVPTLAAGAVAAGANGVFLETHPNPDRAPSDGANMISLREVPKLLERWLRIQEAAR